Proteins from a genomic interval of Chroococcidiopsis thermalis PCC 7203:
- a CDS encoding PLP-dependent aminotransferase family protein, which produces MRIPIERHSSTAVYLQICDRIRHLIETGALRSGDKLPSIRTLSASTRVNKLTVIEAYNVLAAEGLVEARQGSGYFVCPAKIDRVESKHQFAPPQDTIVLEQPPLPPRIEEFQGGSSFNLYMKSVQARQQPGTIDLSSGFSLASGLDDLPRVARRAVKQISGSLFNYDLPQGQFVLRQQIARLLVQQHGLNVTADNLIITNGSKQGILLAVHHYVKPGDWVLVESPTWYGMLSLLYNMGARVIGIPMTPEGINLELLEKNLYTYRPKLIFTVSTLHNPTGLTTSLDHRRQLLALAEKYDCVVLEDNAYEGLNFEPVPVPIKALDTSDRVIYAGTFSKTIMPGIRVGYLVVTGEDYQPLVERKLHYDIHVSTVSQAIVSEYLASGHYRHHLAHLQAVHLQSRNAMLNAMQRHYPPATYWTIPKGGTFLWVQMPAHLPLAEICQKALARGVFVAEGTPFFPGGQQSYPALRLNFTLLPEQIEQGIAILGEILQKYV; this is translated from the coding sequence GTGAGAATTCCTATTGAAAGACACTCATCTACGGCTGTTTATCTCCAGATCTGCGATCGCATCCGTCATTTGATTGAAACTGGTGCATTGCGATCGGGGGATAAACTTCCTTCCATTCGCACCTTGTCTGCTAGTACGCGGGTAAATAAGCTTACCGTCATCGAGGCTTACAATGTCTTGGCAGCAGAAGGACTGGTAGAAGCCCGTCAAGGATCTGGCTACTTTGTCTGTCCGGCAAAAATCGATCGCGTCGAGTCAAAGCACCAATTTGCGCCACCCCAAGACACGATTGTTCTAGAACAACCCCCCCTACCACCACGAATTGAAGAATTCCAGGGCGGTTCGTCTTTCAATCTCTACATGAAATCGGTGCAAGCCCGTCAGCAACCAGGGACGATCGATCTTAGTAGCGGTTTTTCTTTAGCTTCTGGATTGGACGATTTACCGCGTGTTGCCCGACGCGCTGTGAAGCAAATATCGGGTAGTTTATTTAACTACGACTTACCTCAAGGACAGTTCGTACTACGGCAACAAATTGCGCGGCTATTGGTACAGCAGCACGGTTTAAATGTTACGGCAGACAATTTAATTATTACTAACGGTTCCAAACAAGGAATATTGTTAGCCGTACATCACTATGTCAAACCTGGTGATTGGGTGTTGGTTGAAAGCCCCACCTGGTACGGTATGCTATCCCTGCTGTACAACATGGGTGCAAGGGTCATTGGTATACCAATGACACCCGAAGGTATAAATTTGGAGTTGTTGGAAAAAAATCTTTATACTTACCGTCCCAAGCTGATATTTACCGTTAGCACTTTACACAATCCTACAGGTCTTACCACTTCCTTAGATCATCGCCGTCAATTGTTGGCATTAGCCGAAAAATATGATTGTGTCGTACTAGAAGATAATGCTTATGAAGGACTGAATTTTGAACCCGTGCCAGTGCCAATTAAAGCATTAGATACAAGCGATCGCGTCATCTACGCTGGTACGTTTTCTAAAACCATCATGCCAGGTATCCGCGTCGGCTATCTCGTTGTCACTGGAGAAGATTATCAGCCTTTGGTAGAGCGTAAATTGCACTACGATATCCACGTATCTACAGTTTCCCAAGCTATTGTCAGCGAGTATTTAGCATCTGGACATTATCGCCACCATTTAGCACATTTGCAAGCCGTCCATCTGCAAAGTCGCAATGCCATGCTAAATGCCATGCAGCGTCACTATCCTCCTGCTACTTATTGGACGATTCCCAAAGGTGGAACCTTCTTGTGGGTGCAAATGCCTGCCCACTTACCACTAGCAGAAATTTGTCAAAAAGCGTTAGCTAGAGGTGTATTCGTTGCCGAAGGAACGCCATTTTTCCCAGGCGGACAGCAAAGCTATCCTGCTTTGCGGTTGAATTTCACCCTTTTACCAGAACAAATCGAGCAAGGCATCGCCATTCTAGGAGAAATCTTGCAGAAGTACGTTTAG
- the glyQ gene encoding glycine--tRNA ligase subunit alpha: protein MNFQSVIAVLNKFWGDRGCLIAQPYDTEKGAGTKNPHTFLRALGPEHWSVAYVEPCRRPTDGRYGENPNRFQHYYQYQVLIKPSPENIQGIYLDSLRALGIHPEDHDIRFVEDNWEDATVGAWGTGWEVWLDGMEITQFTYFQQCGGIDCRPVSIEITYGLERLAMYLQGVEAFTKLKWTDNITYGDVHLQGEIEQCTYNFEASNPEMLLTLFNMYEQEAEQLTQRALVLPSLDYILKCSHTFNLLDARGVISVTERTRYIGRIRHLARKVAQLYIQQREALGFPLLHKAKG from the coding sequence GTGAACTTTCAATCAGTGATTGCTGTACTAAATAAGTTTTGGGGCGATCGCGGTTGCTTGATTGCCCAACCCTATGACACGGAGAAAGGTGCAGGTACGAAAAATCCCCATACTTTTCTAAGAGCGTTGGGACCTGAACATTGGTCAGTCGCTTATGTGGAACCTTGTCGCCGTCCTACAGACGGACGATACGGAGAGAATCCTAATCGCTTTCAACACTATTATCAATATCAAGTATTGATTAAACCTTCTCCTGAGAATATTCAAGGCATATATCTCGATTCCTTAAGAGCTTTGGGTATTCACCCAGAAGATCATGATATTCGCTTTGTAGAAGATAACTGGGAAGACGCGACTGTCGGTGCTTGGGGTACTGGTTGGGAAGTTTGGCTGGATGGGATGGAAATTACTCAATTTACCTACTTTCAACAGTGCGGTGGGATTGATTGTCGTCCTGTTTCAATTGAAATTACCTACGGCTTGGAACGACTAGCAATGTACCTCCAGGGAGTAGAGGCATTTACAAAACTGAAATGGACTGACAACATCACATACGGAGACGTTCATCTCCAAGGGGAAATCGAGCAGTGTACGTATAACTTTGAAGCCTCAAACCCCGAAATGTTGCTGACGTTGTTTAACATGTACGAGCAGGAAGCAGAACAACTGACTCAAAGAGCATTAGTTTTACCTAGCTTGGATTATATTTTGAAGTGTTCTCACACTTTTAACCTACTAGATGCTAGGGGAGTGATTTCTGTTACGGAGCGGACTCGTTATATTGGCAGAATTCGGCATTTGGCAAGAAAAGTGGCTCAACTGTACATTCAGCAGCGGGAAGCGTTAGGGTTTCCACTGCTGCACAAAGCAAAAGGGTAG
- a CDS encoding GNAT family N-acetyltransferase — translation MLESTSPNFSDELSNIQNIQIITYQSQYQAAIIKLILNIQQQEFGLPITLKDQRDLLDIPNFYQQGNGNFWIALYREKVIGTIAAIDMGDRQLALRKMFVDPNYRGKHIGVGQNLLHTLLNWARNKNICDIYLGTVDVFQAAHRFYEKNGFTAISRKQLPVTFPTMAGDTTFYQLKLK, via the coding sequence ATGTTAGAATCTACTTCACCTAATTTCTCAGACGAATTATCAAATATTCAGAATATTCAAATTATTACTTACCAGTCTCAGTATCAAGCAGCAATTATCAAGCTCATTTTAAACATTCAACAACAAGAGTTTGGCTTGCCAATTACTCTTAAAGATCAACGCGACTTACTAGACATTCCAAACTTCTACCAACAAGGTAACGGTAACTTTTGGATTGCCTTATACCGAGAAAAAGTTATTGGTACGATCGCAGCTATTGATATGGGCGATCGTCAATTAGCTTTAAGAAAAATGTTTGTCGATCCTAACTATCGCGGCAAGCACATCGGGGTTGGTCAAAATTTATTGCATACGTTGCTAAATTGGGCGCGAAATAAAAATATCTGCGATATTTATTTAGGAACAGTTGATGTTTTTCAAGCTGCTCATCGTTTCTATGAGAAAAATGGTTTTACAGCAATTAGTAGAAAGCAATTACCCGTAACTTTCCCTACAATGGCAGGCGATACAACCTTTTATCAATTGAAGCTAAAGTAA
- a CDS encoding cupin domain-containing protein gives MNTNRCVIPVIKSPQDYQAFRISPQDTNRLALVFDTATANKSLTMCVEIFDVDGKTPPNRHRRAVEMFFILKGEGRAMCDGKTVSIQAGDSILVPATGTHIIENTGSTRLYALCIMVPNEDFAELIRSGTPVELDEEDISVLRRLPAPVLC, from the coding sequence ATGAATACAAATCGTTGTGTAATTCCCGTTATTAAGTCTCCCCAAGACTACCAAGCCTTTCGGATTAGCCCTCAAGATACCAACAGATTGGCGCTTGTCTTTGACACGGCAACTGCTAACAAGTCACTGACGATGTGTGTAGAAATTTTTGATGTGGATGGCAAGACTCCTCCTAATCGACACCGACGGGCAGTAGAAATGTTTTTTATCCTCAAAGGCGAAGGACGAGCAATGTGTGATGGGAAAACGGTTTCTATCCAAGCCGGAGATAGCATTTTAGTCCCTGCTACGGGAACTCATATCATAGAAAATACTGGTTCGACTCGGTTGTATGCCCTGTGTATCATGGTTCCAAACGAAGACTTTGCCGAACTAATCCGTAGCGGTACGCCTGTAGAGCTGGATGAGGAGGATATTTCCGTGTTGCGTCGCTTACCTGCACCAGTTTTATGTTAG
- a CDS encoding molybdenum-pterin-binding domain-containing protein — protein MAKDSKQWITFKVSELEMQALETYCHQTQRTKTDLLRAMIRKLPTYSEDSQTE, from the coding sequence GTGGCTAAGGATTCAAAGCAGTGGATCACCTTCAAAGTTTCGGAGCTAGAAATGCAAGCGCTCGAAACATATTGTCATCAAACTCAGAGAACAAAAACTGACTTGCTGCGGGCAATGATCCGCAAGCTACCTACATATTCTGAGGACAGTCAAACCGAGTGA
- a CDS encoding rhomboid family intramembrane serine protease, protein MIPISNRIPSGRQPVVVYLIIGINIVLFIWEWKLDVKGELSHIINSWGVTPTKIFYVTTAAFTTLNPAAWIAWLLLQLSLVQGLFLHSSFSHLIGNSLFLLVFGKTLENLLGHLKFLYFYLLCGVLTFGLQILVEPTLNLPLIGSNGATVGVLGAYLYKFPKTKIDTILPLLIIFIPLKIPASFYLYWWFIQQLFYGFGNLSIHSSINPSNLSYWMHGIGLIIGIILMRSLKYK, encoded by the coding sequence ATGATTCCAATTAGCAATCGCATTCCTAGCGGTAGGCAACCAGTTGTTGTCTATTTAATAATAGGTATAAATATTGTTTTATTTATCTGGGAATGGAAACTCGATGTTAAAGGAGAACTAAGCCATATCATTAATAGTTGGGGAGTGACTCCAACAAAAATATTTTATGTCACGACAGCAGCTTTTACTACCTTGAATCCTGCTGCTTGGATAGCTTGGCTTTTACTTCAGTTGTCCCTAGTTCAAGGACTATTCTTGCATAGTAGTTTCAGCCATTTAATCGGTAATTCACTATTTTTATTAGTATTTGGCAAAACTTTAGAGAACTTATTAGGACATCTCAAGTTTTTATATTTTTATTTACTGTGTGGCGTTTTAACCTTTGGATTGCAGATTTTAGTTGAGCCTACACTCAACTTACCTTTAATTGGCTCGAATGGTGCGACTGTGGGAGTTTTAGGAGCTTATCTCTACAAGTTTCCTAAAACTAAAATTGATACTATATTACCCTTACTAATTATATTTATTCCCCTGAAAATACCAGCATCCTTTTATTTGTATTGGTGGTTTATTCAACAGCTATTTTATGGTTTTGGTAATTTAAGCATTCATAGCAGTATAAATCCTTCTAATCTTAGCTATTGGATGCATGGGATTGGATTGATTATTGGTATAATTTTGATGCGCTCTCTAAAATATAAGTAG
- a CDS encoding amidohydrolase has product MSYTIQQALIPVEDGYTTVDVQIENDRIAAIAPQLPINGTAIDGKNKLLLPGFFNAHTHSSEMWQRGMIPPVPLELWLAELYDFAPLDPEQVYLSALGTAVETLLSGGTSVVDHLVLIPGKEIETVAAAVRAYREIGIRAFVAPLIQDEALTAGIPTGGKEVEKEAFFRSTNEILAMMKDVVTQFHRPEEGINLLVAPTGIQLCSDALFTGCIELSDRYNLCRHSHLLETKAQQKLAREKYDCSAVEHLKQIGYLNDRTSLAHCVWLDDDDIAILAKTKSTVVHNPLSNLRLGSGIAPILKYRQAGINVSFGCDGSASNDSQDLLEAIKIGSILHTVTDPDYRHWITPRQAVEMASCGGAKGLNVSDTIGTLTVGKKADLVVYNLTNLSLLPRTDPIGLLILGRPTQVVDSVWVNGKQIVSGGKLTTIDIDELRQKLFHRSQWSSQRQSKTVTDIEVRYRAVMGL; this is encoded by the coding sequence GTGAGTTATACGATTCAACAAGCCTTAATTCCGGTTGAAGACGGTTACACAACAGTAGACGTGCAGATAGAAAACGATCGCATTGCTGCTATTGCTCCCCAATTACCTATAAACGGCACGGCGATCGATGGTAAAAATAAGTTACTCCTACCTGGTTTTTTTAACGCTCACACGCATTCTTCTGAAATGTGGCAACGGGGGATGATTCCTCCCGTACCTTTAGAGTTGTGGCTTGCCGAACTGTACGATTTTGCCCCCCTCGATCCCGAACAAGTCTATCTCAGTGCTTTGGGTACGGCAGTGGAAACCCTACTTTCAGGAGGGACTAGCGTTGTCGATCACTTAGTTTTGATCCCAGGAAAGGAAATTGAAACTGTAGCAGCGGCAGTGAGGGCTTATCGTGAAATTGGCATTCGGGCTTTCGTTGCGCCCCTAATTCAAGATGAAGCTTTGACTGCGGGAATACCAACTGGAGGGAAGGAAGTAGAAAAAGAAGCTTTCTTTCGTTCTACAAATGAGATATTGGCAATGATGAAGGACGTTGTGACTCAATTCCACCGCCCAGAGGAAGGAATTAATCTACTCGTCGCCCCTACAGGAATTCAACTATGTTCTGATGCTTTATTTACAGGGTGTATTGAATTGAGCGATCGCTACAATCTCTGTCGTCATTCTCACTTACTCGAAACCAAAGCCCAGCAAAAATTAGCACGAGAAAAGTACGATTGCAGTGCTGTAGAACACTTAAAACAAATTGGCTATTTGAACGATCGCACTTCTTTAGCCCATTGTGTATGGTTGGATGACGACGACATTGCTATCCTTGCCAAAACGAAATCAACTGTAGTTCACAATCCCTTAAGTAACCTACGTTTAGGTAGCGGCATCGCCCCTATTTTAAAATACCGTCAAGCAGGAATAAACGTGAGTTTTGGTTGCGATGGTTCTGCGAGTAACGATTCGCAAGATTTGCTAGAAGCAATCAAAATTGGTTCAATTCTACACACTGTTACCGATCCAGATTATCGTCACTGGATTACACCCCGTCAAGCAGTAGAAATGGCATCTTGCGGCGGGGCAAAAGGACTAAATGTTTCAGATACAATAGGAACCTTAACAGTAGGAAAAAAAGCCGATCTAGTAGTTTATAATTTGACTAATTTATCGCTCCTACCTCGTACCGATCCAATTGGTTTACTAATATTAGGTCGTCCAACTCAGGTTGTTGATAGTGTCTGGGTAAATGGCAAACAAATTGTGAGTGGTGGGAAGTTAACAACTATTGATATTGACGAACTACGACAAAAACTATTTCATCGCAGCCAATGGAGTAGCCAGCGCCAATCTAAAACTGTGACAGATATTGAGGTTCGCTATCGTGCGGTGATGGGATTATAA
- a CDS encoding DUF4079 domain-containing protein: protein MDNLRELLEPIAAWFRSLGIPEPIVHWGHPLMMGIVVFVMGSFVGFAGWRGRIVADKDVAVENLISHRTLAPWMFGFMAAGYTGGLLSLVMQQQPILKSPHFWTGSIVLLLLLVNGALAFFGFGKDKGTLRTVHAYLGSTALCLMFLHAVLGLRLGLAI, encoded by the coding sequence ATGGATAATCTGAGAGAGCTATTGGAACCGATCGCAGCTTGGTTTCGTAGTTTGGGCATTCCAGAACCAATCGTGCATTGGGGACATCCCTTAATGATGGGAATTGTCGTGTTTGTGATGGGTAGTTTTGTTGGATTTGCGGGGTGGCGAGGAAGAATAGTTGCAGATAAGGACGTTGCAGTTGAAAATTTGATATCTCACCGTACTCTAGCGCCTTGGATGTTTGGCTTTATGGCAGCTGGTTATACTGGTGGCTTGCTATCGTTGGTAATGCAACAACAACCAATATTGAAGAGTCCTCATTTTTGGACTGGATCGATTGTACTACTGTTATTGCTAGTAAATGGAGCGCTCGCGTTTTTTGGTTTTGGTAAAGATAAAGGTACTTTACGCACAGTTCACGCTTACTTGGGGAGTACAGCGCTTTGTTTAATGTTTCTCCATGCTGTCTTGGGATTGAGGTTGGGTTTGGCGATTTAA
- a CDS encoding cysteine hydrolase family protein, whose translation MNHLTTLGIPPNAWAVNEAIADITRPPLDTKIITLLTQTKTLRLDLAKSAILVIDMQNDFCHPDGWLAHIGVDVTPARSPISPLKSLLPVLRQIDVPVLWINWGNRADLVNISAGSRHVYNPTGTGVGLGDPLPTNGAKVLTAGSWAAAVVDELEQLPQDIRVDKYRMSGFWDTPLDSILRNLGRTTLFFAGVNVDQCVMATLQDANFLGYDCVLVEDCTATTSPEYCWLATLYNVKQCFGFVTDSQAIVEAIKDTVTSDQ comes from the coding sequence ATGAACCACCTAACAACTCTAGGAATACCACCCAACGCCTGGGCAGTCAATGAAGCGATCGCAGATATCACTCGTCCGCCTCTAGACACAAAAATTATTACCCTACTAACTCAAACCAAAACTCTACGCCTCGACTTGGCAAAGTCTGCCATTCTAGTTATAGATATGCAAAATGATTTCTGTCATCCCGATGGCTGGCTGGCACATATTGGCGTAGATGTGACTCCCGCCCGCAGCCCGATTTCACCGCTAAAATCTTTACTGCCAGTTTTGCGGCAAATTGATGTCCCTGTCCTCTGGATCAACTGGGGCAATCGTGCCGATTTAGTTAATATTAGTGCTGGTTCGCGCCACGTTTACAACCCCACAGGTACGGGAGTCGGGTTAGGCGACCCTCTCCCTACCAACGGTGCTAAGGTACTAACGGCTGGAAGTTGGGCGGCGGCGGTAGTAGATGAGTTAGAACAACTTCCCCAAGATATCCGCGTCGATAAGTACCGCATGAGTGGTTTTTGGGATACTCCCTTAGATAGTATTTTGCGTAATTTGGGCAGAACGACGCTATTTTTTGCAGGCGTAAATGTCGATCAATGCGTCATGGCAACATTACAAGATGCTAATTTTTTAGGCTACGACTGCGTGTTAGTCGAAGACTGTACCGCTACCACATCCCCAGAATATTGCTGGCTGGCAACTTTATACAACGTTAAGCAATGCTTTGGTTTTGTCACCGATTCCCAAGCTATCGTGGAAGCAATTAAAGATACAGTGACTAGTGACCAGTGA
- a CDS encoding pyridoxine 5'-phosphate synthase — protein sequence MTNLSVNLNKVALLRNTRNLGIPSVVNAAQICIDAGASGITVHPRPDERHIKPSDVYELAEMLSVEFNIEGNPFQPPFMEIVRQVNPTQCTLVPDAPNTFTSDCGWDLVRDREKLIPIINELKSLGIRVSLFMDTDPNQIQIAKKIGSDRIELYTEPYATAFRHGNVESVFQQYAAAARQAQAIGLGVNAGHDLNLQNLAKFCSIPNILEVSIGHALIADALDMGLSTAVKEYLKVLPESKI from the coding sequence ATGACAAATCTCAGCGTTAATTTGAATAAGGTTGCTTTGTTGAGAAATACTCGAAATCTTGGCATACCAAGTGTTGTAAACGCAGCACAAATTTGCATTGATGCAGGCGCAAGTGGAATTACCGTTCATCCTCGTCCCGACGAACGACATATCAAACCTTCAGATGTTTATGAGTTAGCAGAGATGTTATCAGTTGAGTTCAACATTGAAGGGAATCCTTTTCAACCTCCATTTATGGAGATAGTTCGTCAAGTAAACCCAACTCAATGCACTCTGGTTCCAGATGCACCAAATACATTCACTTCAGATTGCGGTTGGGATTTGGTGCGAGATAGGGAAAAGCTGATACCAATTATCAACGAATTAAAATCTTTAGGAATTCGCGTCAGTTTGTTTATGGATACCGATCCAAATCAAATTCAAATTGCTAAAAAGATTGGTAGCGATCGCATTGAATTATATACAGAACCTTATGCTACAGCTTTTCGTCATGGTAATGTAGAATCAGTTTTTCAACAATATGCTGCTGCCGCTAGACAAGCTCAGGCGATCGGTTTAGGTGTCAATGCCGGACACGATTTGAACCTACAAAACTTGGCAAAATTCTGCTCAATTCCCAATATACTTGAAGTCTCAATCGGTCATGCTCTGATAGCAGATGCATTGGACATGGGACTATCAACAGCAGTAAAAGAATATCTGAAAGTGCTGCCAGAGTCAAAAATTTGA
- a CDS encoding queuosine 5'-phosphate N-glycosylase/hydrolase, giving the protein MSLGILDRVRAAAQEVAVRANYVRIDESSIPAYVASLPIEQASSPKLDPRYHYLGDPREIVAYILTLNAINFGSGYFPHLQKRPRLSGYFTIATCLKERFETRGAFRARELCRLTPEDCANIFEQNLTKPPIRELMGLFASAWNELGRHLLDRYEGDFVGLVNAADSSAERLVELLAKMPHFQDIQTYNNVEVPFYKRAQLTAADLSIALGNQSFGFFNDLPRLTIFADNLIPHVLRVDNVLQYEQSLAAKIDAEELIGAGTEEEIEIRACTIHAAELIVAQLRRLEHKVSALKLDYFLWNRGQQPEYKSRPRHRTRTIFY; this is encoded by the coding sequence ATGAGTTTAGGTATACTAGATCGAGTCCGTGCAGCCGCGCAAGAAGTTGCTGTTAGGGCAAATTACGTCCGCATTGACGAGTCAAGTATTCCAGCCTATGTTGCTTCTTTGCCCATAGAACAGGCTAGTTCGCCCAAACTCGATCCCCGCTATCATTATCTTGGCGATCCGCGAGAAATAGTCGCTTATATTCTCACGCTCAATGCGATCAACTTTGGTTCTGGCTACTTTCCCCACCTACAAAAACGTCCTCGTCTTTCGGGATACTTTACCATTGCCACCTGTTTGAAAGAGCGGTTTGAAACTCGTGGAGCTTTTAGAGCGCGAGAACTTTGTCGCCTAACGCCGGAAGATTGTGCGAATATTTTCGAGCAAAATCTCACTAAACCACCAATTCGAGAGTTGATGGGGTTATTTGCCTCAGCCTGGAATGAATTAGGACGACATCTACTCGATCGCTATGAAGGAGATTTTGTCGGATTAGTCAATGCGGCTGACTCATCAGCCGAGCGTTTAGTAGAATTGTTGGCAAAAATGCCTCATTTTCAAGATATACAAACATATAACAATGTAGAAGTTCCATTTTACAAACGCGCTCAACTAACTGCTGCCGATTTATCAATTGCACTAGGAAATCAAAGTTTTGGTTTTTTCAACGACTTACCACGATTGACAATTTTTGCTGACAATCTCATTCCTCATGTTTTGCGTGTCGATAATGTTTTACAATACGAGCAAAGTTTGGCTGCAAAAATCGATGCCGAAGAATTAATTGGTGCGGGAACTGAGGAAGAAATTGAGATCCGTGCCTGTACTATTCACGCTGCGGAGTTGATAGTCGCACAGTTGCGCCGCTTAGAGCATAAAGTTTCTGCCTTGAAATTAGACTATTTCCTTTGGAATCGCGGACAGCAACCTGAATACAAATCACGTCCGCGCCACCGAACCCGTACGATATTTTATTAA
- a CDS encoding CocE/NonD family hydrolase: MLAVRPKKTVSMLTRDRVRLDADVYYPDAEGEFPVLLMRQPYGRAIASTVVYAHPTWYAARGYIVVIQDVRGRGTSEGEFKLFVHEIEDGEDTVNWAANLPGSNGKVGMYGFSYQGMTQLYAAAAKPPALKTICPAMVAYNLYSDWVYEGGAFCLQTNLGWAIQLAAESARIQGDVAAHYTLYAAAQDISVYDRVPSLNECLRKFAPNAFYHEWLEHSQDDDYWQEISPQCYLQHVDLPMFHIGGWFDTYLRGTLRLYKDMAERSQYRQQLLVGPWAHLPWSRKVGAVDYGLEAVSPVDEMQVRWFDLFLKGLDTGLEAESPIRWFEMGANMWHTLPIISKSNQKSYFLSSTGLASIREDSGMLSESCPESYASDVFVHDPWRPVPALGGHAVVPAGSFERSQIDCRTDVLTYTTAPLVTDLHLAGEVMAEIWCSADTPSHDLCAVVSEVHPNGSVYNLTQGYIHVPSGQDRPLKMSLQATCVCIRKGNALRLSLSAACFPAYPMNPGTGSPLGSTRLMDAQVVTLRVECGGDRASRLLLPVVDLG, encoded by the coding sequence ATGTTAGCAGTGCGCCCGAAAAAAACTGTTTCGATGCTGACGCGCGATCGCGTGCGGTTGGATGCAGATGTCTACTATCCTGATGCTGAAGGTGAATTTCCCGTATTATTAATGCGTCAACCCTATGGTAGAGCGATCGCGTCTACTGTAGTCTATGCCCATCCAACTTGGTATGCTGCCCGTGGATATATTGTCGTAATCCAAGACGTGCGAGGGCGAGGCACATCAGAGGGAGAATTTAAGTTATTTGTCCATGAAATTGAAGATGGTGAAGATACGGTAAATTGGGCAGCAAATTTACCTGGTAGTAATGGCAAAGTTGGGATGTATGGCTTTTCTTATCAGGGAATGACGCAGTTGTATGCTGCTGCTGCCAAGCCTCCTGCTTTAAAAACAATTTGCCCGGCGATGGTTGCCTATAACCTTTACAGCGACTGGGTATACGAGGGTGGGGCTTTTTGCTTGCAAACGAATTTGGGCTGGGCAATTCAACTCGCTGCCGAATCCGCCAGGATACAGGGTGATGTTGCGGCACATTACACTCTCTACGCTGCGGCTCAAGATATATCTGTCTACGATCGCGTTCCTAGCTTAAACGAGTGCCTGCGTAAATTCGCGCCTAATGCCTTTTATCACGAGTGGTTGGAACATTCTCAAGATGATGACTACTGGCAGGAAATTTCGCCTCAGTGCTACTTGCAACATGTCGATCTACCGATGTTTCATATTGGCGGCTGGTTTGATACTTACCTGCGCGGGACGCTGCGTTTGTACAAAGATATGGCAGAACGGAGTCAATATCGTCAGCAATTGCTCGTGGGACCTTGGGCGCATTTACCTTGGTCGCGCAAAGTCGGTGCAGTTGATTACGGGCTGGAAGCTGTCAGTCCCGTAGATGAGATGCAAGTTCGTTGGTTCGATCTGTTTTTAAAGGGTTTGGATACAGGCTTAGAAGCAGAGTCACCAATTCGTTGGTTTGAGATGGGAGCTAATATGTGGCACACTTTACCCATAATAAGCAAATCAAACCAGAAATCGTATTTTTTGTCAAGCACTGGATTGGCAAGTATTCGGGAAGACTCAGGGATGCTAAGCGAATCTTGTCCCGAATCCTATGCTTCAGATGTCTTCGTTCACGACCCTTGGCGACCCGTGCCAGCGTTGGGAGGTCATGCAGTCGTACCCGCAGGATCGTTTGAGCGATCGCAAATTGACTGTCGTACCGACGTTTTGACTTATACTACTGCACCCTTAGTGACAGATTTGCATTTGGCGGGGGAAGTGATGGCAGAGATTTGGTGCAGTGCCGATACACCCAGTCATGACTTGTGTGCGGTGGTTTCTGAGGTACACCCGAATGGGAGTGTCTATAACCTGACTCAGGGTTACATTCACGTTCCGTCAGGGCAAGATCGACCTTTAAAAATGTCTCTGCAAGCGACATGTGTGTGTATTAGAAAGGGGAATGCTTTGCGGTTGAGTTTGAGTGCGGCTTGTTTTCCGGCTTATCCGATGAATCCTGGTACGGGTTCGCCTTTGGGTAGCACGCGGTTGATGGATGCTCAAGTTGTGACTTTGAGGGTTGAGTGTGGTGGCGATCGCGCTTCTAGGTTGTTGTTGCCAGTTGTGGATCTTGGTTGA